The window AGCGCATCCTCTGCAGGGCGTAGTGGCGCCACTGGGCGGTTACGATCGCGATCGTCACGCTCTTGGATCTCGCTCAAAAGGTCAGCAAATCTAACATCTAACCCTTTATCTTGCAACTGTTTAAGGCGTCGATTTGCACGCTCTTCTGCGCTCGCATCAAGGAAAATTTTCGCTTGTGCGCCTGTGAATACAACCGTACCCATGTCACGACCATCAGCAACCAGACCCGGAGCGGTCTCAAATGCACGCTGACGACGCAATAATGCTTCACGAACGCGTGGCAGTGCTGCCACTTTAGACGCAGCCATACCGGTTTCTTCTTTACGAAGTTCACCAGAAACATCTTCGCCTTCTAGAATCACTTTTACTAGGTCACCTTCAGCAATAAACTGAACGTCTAGGTGAGTAGCAAGTGGGACAAGCGCGTCTTCTGACTCTGTGTCTACACCGTGGTGAATCGCTGCAAGTGCTAGTACACGATAAATTGCGCCAGAATCCAGAAGGTGGAAGCCCAACTTCTTCGCTAGCAACATACATAAAGTGCCTTTACCTGCACCACTAGGTCCATCTACGGTAACAACCGGAGTTTGAGAGGACATGTTCTTCTCCACCTATAATTTCTTTTTCAGCAATTTGCTCGGTTTTCGAGGCGCGTATTATACGGGTAATCGTCCTCTGGAGCGAGGAAAAATGTTGTGTAAAGCATTACACCCAATGCGCAGTTGGATTCACACTATTGAGGAAAGTTCCAATAAAAACGGCGAAAGTTTCCATCCTCGCCGCTTTAAGTTTGAATCGTATCTTATCGATTAAACAATTGGCTTTTGACCACGCTCTACAAGTTTAAGTACTACGCTATCAGCCACTTTACTTGCAACACCGGCAAGCTTGTCTGCCAGTTTTTTCTTTTGCACGTAATGCACTGCTAGTACGGTTTTCTCTTTGCATGCTGCAACAACTAGATCGTCGGAAGTGCTGATTTCATCTACCAGTCCTAGCTCTTTCGCTTGCGTACCAAACCAGTGTTCACCGGTTGCGACTTTTTCAAGCTCTAGCGCAGGGCGACGCTCACGGATGAAGTCTTTGAACAGTACGTGTGTTTCTTCAAGCTCCTGCTTGAATTTATCACGCGCTTTGTCGGTGTTCTCACCAAACATGGTCAGTGTGCGTTTGTACTCACCTGCCGTTAACTGCTCGTATTCGATATCATGCTTTTTCAACAGTTTGTTGAAGTTAGGGATCTGTGCAATAACGCCGATAGAACCCACAATCGCAAACGGCGCAGACACAATCTTGTCTGCCACACACGCCATCATATAACCGCCACTTGCTGCAACTTTGTCGACAGAAATCGTCAGAGCCAGACCCGCAGCTTTGATTCGGTCAAGTTGAGAAGATGCCAAGCCATAGCCATGAACCATGCCACCACCAGACTCTAGGCGAAGCAGAACTTCATCGCCTTCGCGAGCAACGGCTAATACTGCTGTCACCTCTTCACGTAGTGATGCTACTTCTTTAGCATCGATACTGCCGTTAAAGTCCAGAACGAACAGGTGTGGTTCGCGTTTGCTATCGAGAGAACCTTCTTTGCTCGCTTGTTTGATTTCCTTCTCGCGAGATTTGTTCTTTTCTTTTTCTTCTTTCTTAACCGCTTTATCACGCGCTTTGATGAAAGCGTCATCGTGTAAGTGGTGTTCTAGCTGCTCTACCGCGTCTTTATGGCGCTCAGAAAGGTTAGTGACTTCTAATTCACCTTTTGCCGCACCCGACTTACCACCCGCTGATTTTGCAATAATCAGCAGCACAACGACTGCCGCTACAACGGTGACAATCTTGGCTAAAAACAGACCGTAATCTAATAAAAATTCCAATGAGAGTTCCTCTATCTCATACCAGTAATGGTCATCAATATGTTACGTAGAAAAATCAGAGAGAAGGCGAGAAAATCGGTAACCTTTTGTTCTGATTGATAGTGTTCAAATAACATACCGGACAACCGTTCTGGAATTGGTATAACACATGAATTGGTGTATTGTAACCAACTTGTCACGATTACCAAGATTTTCCATTGAGAAACAGGCGCATTTCTACACAAACGAACATGAAGCCTGTACGTCGGAACTAGATACAATAATAAGGATTTACTACCGTGAACTACTCCATTTCAGCAGATGCCCTAAAAGGTAAAGTCATTCTTGTCACTGGTGCAGGTAATGGTATCGGTCGCCAAGCTGCACTTTCTTACGCTCAGCATGGTGCGACTGTGATTCTACTTGGTCGAAACGTTCAGAACCTTGAATCCATTTACGATGAAATCGAATCTGCGGGCTACCCTAAGCCAGCGATCATCCCACTTGACCTGAAAGGTGCAACAAAGCAGCACTACATCGATATGGCAGAAACCATCGAGGGTCAATTTGGTCGCTTGGATGGCCTATTGCACAACGCCGGCGTTCTCAGCACGCTATGTCCGTTTGAGCAAATCAACGAAGAAGACTTCGACGACATCATGCAAATCAACGTGAAAGCCGAAGTGCTGATGACTCAAGCTCTGCTACCTATCATGCGTAAATCAGATGCGGGTCGTATTGTCTTTACCTCTTCGACAGTTGGTCATTCTGGTCGTGCTTTCTGGGGTCCATACGCCATTTCTAAGTTTGCCGTAGAAGGTATGATGCAGGTATTGGCAGATGAGCTAAGTGACACACCAATGCGTGTTAACGCAATTAACCCGGGAGCAACTCGTACTCGCATGCGTGAAAAAGCCTACCCAGGTGAAGATGCGAACACACTAAAAACAGCACTGGACATCATGCCGCTTTACTTGCACTTGATGGACCCAACAGTGACTGGTGTAAATGGTCAGTGTATCGACGCGCAGCCAAAGCGTAAGTAATCAACTCAGGTTACCTCACATAATCGATTGAAAAGGCAGCAAACGCTGCCTTTTTTCGTATTTCTGCCTATAAAAATCTTGCGACTTTCCACCACAGAAATATACTGTACATATATACAGGTATTTTATTTATGCAAGACATTATCCAGCACTTAAAAAGCCAACACCTTGTTTGGCAAGCAAATTTAACCAAAGCGGACGACCATCAGTTCCTACATAGCTCTGGTTTTCCTGAACTCGACGCACTGCTTGGCGGCGGCTTTCCTCCTCACGGCGTGGTGGAAATGGAATCCGTTGGCAGTATTGGCGAACTACGTTTGCTTGCGCCTTATTTAGAAGCGTCTCTTTCGAGAGGAGTGACGGCATTCATTCAACCACCTGCGTTAATAAATTCATTGTTCCTCCACAGTATTGGATTGGACATCAACCAAGTATGGGTAATCACGCCTGAACATCAACGCGATGCGCTGTGGGCAGCCGAGCAATGCCTCAAGAGCGGCGTGTGCACCAACGTTTTGTTATGGCAGGATGAACTAGAGATCCATCAAGTAAAACGTCTACAAGTGGCGAGTGAACAAGGCTCTTGCCCTTTGTTTATGCTCAAGCCTAACATGACCAACCGTTTGTCTTTACCTGTGTCACTGAGTTTAAAACTGCAAGGTCATGAACAAGGCGTCAGCGTGGAAGTTCTCAAACGAAAAGGCGGCTGGAGTAAAGGTAGTGTCGATATCAGCTTCCAGCACCACTACCCGCAACTGGTAATGCCAAGCACAACTCTCATTCCATCGACTGTGGTAAATTTCCCATTGGCGAGTCAGGGTTAATAATATGGTTTTGTGGATTTACTTGCACTTCCCTCGCCTACAGTTAGATGCCCTCTTTGGTGATAACCAAGAGCAACCCGTGATAATTGTAGAAAGCCAACGTTGTCGGATCATTCAATACAATGAGATTGCCGAGCAACAAGGCATTAAGCCAAATATGGGCTTGGGTAGCGCGGCTTCTTTGTGCCGAGATTTACAAGTGCATCCTTATCATCCGCAAACCGAATTGAGCAAGTTACAAGAAATTGCTCAATGGCTTTATCTGATTACTTCTGATGTCGTATTGATGCCAAACCAAGGTATTCTGCTACGCGCAACCCCGATGCTTAATATGTATGAAGGACTACAAAACTATTGGACTAAAGTCAGTGCTCATTTATCAGAGCTGAAACTGAGTTTTCAATTCGGGTGTGGCTTTTCGCCTTTTTCTGCCAAGTTGATGGCACTAGCAGGGGCGAACTTCATCAGCGAAGACAAATCTGCCGTGCAGCAAGCCTTATCACCACTGCCGCTCACATTAACGGATTTATCAAGCACTACCGTAGAGAAGCTACAACGTGTAGGTGTCACCAAACTGCAAGGGTTACTTGAACTACCACTGCAAGACATCGCGCGTCGATTCGACATTGATTTGGTGAACTATGTTGGTCGCCTGACAGGGCAATTTAAACATCCTGTCGACTTTTATCACCCAACCGAACCCTTCCAAGTCTATTTGGAACTGTTGTTTGAGATTGAAAACGTCCAATGGGTGGAGAAGCCACTGGCTAAATTGCTTCGTCAACTCGAAACCTTTCTCAAGCTGCGCGATAAAGTCGCGTTTGAGCTGTGTTTAACCCTGCATCAGCGGGACAAACAAGCACAGCACCTTCAACTCACATCCGCGCAAGGCGATTACTTGTGCCAACGCTGGCAACAATTGGCGAGTTTGAGTTTGGAATCCGTCACGTTAAACGGTCCTGTTATTGGCCTGACGTTAAAAGTAGAGCGTCAAGGTGAACCTTTAAGCTCTGCACGCGATTTCTTTGCTGGGCAAAAAGGCCAAATGAACGCGTTAGAGCTGCTCTCTTTACTGCAAGCTAAATTGGGCAAAAGTGCGGTACTCAAACCCAATATAGCCTGCGACCCAAGGCCAGAGAAAGCCAACCAATATCGCCCAGCCGATGAGCCGGATGTCCCGATTAACACCATCCCTGCTCTGCTGCGACCCGCGATGCAATTACCCGAACCTATCGTGCTACAAGAGCAAGTCTCTCTAGTTCATGGGCCAGAGCGGATTGTCTCTGGATGGTGGGATGGCGATGAGATCATGCGTGATTACTACATTGCACACACCAAGCAAGGTCGCTGGTTATGGGTGTTTCGCGATCAGCACAAGCACTGGTTTCTCCATGGCTATTTTTGTTAGGTCGTTATGAGTTACGCAGAACTGTTTTGTCAGTCCAACTTCTCCTTTCTCACCGGCGCTTCTCATGCAGAAGAGTTGGTATTGCAGGCGGCGTTTTATCGCTATCAAGCCATTGCGATCACCGATGAGTGCTCAGTTGCAGGCGTAGTGAAAGCTCATGCTACCATCGAGCAGCATAAACTCGACATCAAACAAATCGTCGGCAGTATGTTTTGGCTCAATGATGAATGCCAAGTGGTACTGCTTTGCCCTTGCCGTAAAGCTTATGCTGAGCTGTGTCGGATCATCACCAATGCGAGACGTCGAAGCGAGAAAGGCAGTTATCAATTGTCTGAGTGGGATTTGATGTCGGTTCGCCATTGTTTTGTACTGTGGCTCCCAACTAATCAAGAGAGCGACCATTATTGGGGACGCTGGCTCCAGCAGCATCACGCTCATCGTTTATGGGTCGCGATTCAGCGTCATTTAGGTGGCGACGACGATGCCTACACCACGCACTGTGAGTTACTGGCAAACGAGTTCCAATTGCCAATTGCCGCTTGTGGCGGCGTCTTAATGCATGCCGTTGAGCGCTTACCTTTGCAACATGTCCTGACAGCAGTAAAGCACGGTTGTAGCGTTGATAAGCTCGGCTTTGGTCGTTTATCCAATGCTGAGCGAGCATTGCGCCCACTGAATAAACTGTCTCGAATTTACAAGTCTGAATGGCTAGAAGAAAGCACCCATATTGCGGACTTGTGCGAATTCAAACTCTCAGATTTGAAATACGAATACCCAACAGAACTGATTCCTGATGGTTACACCCCTACTTCTTATCTACGTATGTTGGTCGAGCGTGGTAAAAAGTTGCGCTTTCCTGAGGGCATACCCGCAGATATTCATCAAACCATCGAGAATGAGTTAGCGCTCATTGAAGAGCTGGAATATCACTATTACTTTCTCACCATCCACGACATCGTGATGTTTGCTAAACAGCAAGGCATTCTCTATCAAGGGCGAGGCTCTGCGGCAAACTCGGTGGTGTGTTACTGCTTAGAAATCACCGCCGTCGATCCTAGACAAATCTCGGTTCTGTTCGAACGCTTTATTAGCCGAGAGCGAGAAGAGCCGCCAGACATTGACGTCGACTTTGAACACGAGCGTCGTGAAGAAGTCATTCAATATATCTACAAGAAGTACGGGCGCGAGCGTGCCGCTTTAGCAGCTACCGTGATCAGCTATCGCTTTAAAAGCGCCGTGCGTGAGGTAGGTAAAGCGTTGGGGATTGAAGAAACTCAGCTAGACTTCTTCATCAAAAACGTGAATCGCCGTGATCGTAGCCAAGGTTGGCAAGCGCAAATCATCGAATTGGGGTTACAACCCGAGTCGTTAAAGGGCCAGCAATTTATCCAGTTGGTGAACGAGATCATCGGCTTTCCGCGCCATTTATCTCAGCACGTGGGCGGCTTTGTGATTTCATCAGGCCCTTTGTATGAACTGGTGCCTGTCGAAAATGCTTCGATGGAAGATCGTACTATTATTCAATGGGATAAAGATGATTTAGAAAGCTTAAAGCTGTTAAAAGTCGATGTTCTTGCTCTCGGCATGTTGAATGCGATCCGTAAATGCTTTCAATTGGTCGAGAAACACCACCAGCGATCCCTGTCGATTGCCGAGATCACGTGCCTGCAAGATGATCCGCACGTATACCGCATGATCCAAAAAGCGGACACCGTTGGCGTGTTTCAAATTGAGTCTCGCGCACAAATGAGCATGCTGCCACGCTTAAAGCCTGCACGTTACTACGACTTAGTCGTACAGATTGCTGTTGTCCGTCCGGGCCCAATCCAAGGTGATATGGTCCATCCGTTTCTAAAACGACGAAATGGTGAAGAGCCGATCAGTTATCCATCGGAAGAAGTGAAAAGCGTACTAGAGCGCACTATGGGCGTGCCGATTTTCCAAGAACAAGTGATCAAACTCGCGATGGTCGCCGCAGGGTTCAGTGGTGGTGAAGCCGATCAACTTCGCCGAGCAATGGCTGCATGGAAGAAGAACGGCGATCTTGCCAAGTTCAAACCGAAGTTAATCGACGGGATGCGTGAACGTGGCTATGACTTAGAGTTTGCGGAACGCATCTTCGATCAAATCTGCGGCTTCGGTGAGTATGGCTTCCCAGAAAGTCACTCCGCCTCTTTTGCTGTGCTGGCTTACTGCTCTGCATGGTTAAAGTTTTACTATCCTGCTGAGTTCTATACTGCCCTACTAAATAGCCAACCAATGGGTTTTTATAGCCCTTCGCAATTGATTCAAGATGCGCGCCGACATGGTGTCGAAGTGCTGCCTGTTTGCATCAATCACTCTTCGTATCAGCACCATTTGGTTCAGCGTCCTAATGGCCGTCTTGGTGTGCAACTGGGCTTTCGTTTAGTAAAGGGCTTTAATCAAGAAAGCGCTTCTCGACTGGTTGAGCGCCGACCAAGCACTGGCTATCGTGCTATCCAAGAGGTGAAACAGATCTTAAGAAACCGCCGCGACATTGAATTACTCGCTTCTGCCAATACGTTTCAGATCCTTTCTGGCAATCGCTATAACGCGCGATGGGCTGCGATGGACTCGTTGTCAGATTTGCCTTTGTTTAATCACATAGAAGAACCAATGGCGAATTACCAAGCTCAACCTTCTGAATACGAGAATTTGATTGAAGATTACGCCAGCACCGGATTATCACTGAGCCGACACCCGATTACTCTGCTGGAAGAAGCAGGCAAGTTACCACGCTTTACTCGGATGAAGCAGTTGGTAGAAAAGGAGCACAAGTCTTTAGTGACGATCGTAGGTGTTGTGACAGGTAGACAATCTCCAGGCACGGCAGCAGGTGTGACCTTTTTCACTTTAGAAGATGATACGGGCAACATTAATGTGGTGGTCTGGCGAGCAACCGCGCGCGCCCAAAAGCAAGCTTATCTCACTTCGAAAGTCTTGATGGTCAAAGGGATTTTAGAAAGAGAAGGAGAAGTGACGCATGTAATTGCAGGAAAGCTCATCGATTGCACACACAACCTTGCTGAGCTAAAAAGTAAATCTCGTGACTTCCATTAAGCCATCGCGTTTTGATGGCGGGAAAAAGCGTGCGCCGGAAAAAGTAAAGGGAGGTCAAGCCTCCCTTTTTGATTCTGCTGAATTAATTTTCAGCCATCTTTATACGATTTGGCGCATCCGCTCTTGTGCTACTTGAACCAAGAGATCGGGCTGGAATTTAGAGATAAAACGATCGCATCCAACCTTTTGCACCATAGCTTCATTAAAGCTTCCACTTAACGACGTGTTCAGCGTAATAAACAGTTTCGACATGCGAGGATCAGAACGCACTTCATGCGTGAGTCTGTAACCATCCATTTCTGGCATTTCCGCGTCTGTAATCATCATCAACAGTTCTTTCTCAACGTCTTTGCCCTCATCACACCAACGCTTGAGTACTGTTAAAGCTTCTAGGCCATCACGACACTCAATGATGTTCAAACCAAGCTGAGATAGCGTGTCACGAACTTGATTACGTGCTGTTGAGGAATCATCAACAATAAGCACGTTACGACCAACCATAGCGTGAGCGAGATCTTGGTCTAAAATGCCATCGGAGATAGTCACATCATAGTGAACAATTTCCGCCAGCACTTTCTCGACATCAATGATTTCAACGATTTGAGATGAATCACCATCTTTCACTTGGGTGATGGCAGTTAGGTAATTAGAACGGCCAGATGTAGACGGCGGTGGCTGAATCTCAGTCCATGCGGTATTGATAATGTTACGCACAGGTCCAACAAGGAAGCCCTGAATCGAGCGGTTGTATTCAGTAATGATCAAGTTCTCTTCTTCTGCCTCTCCACGCAATGGTGGGAAGCCAATCGAACAACGCAAATCAATCACTGGTACCGCTTCACC is drawn from Vibrio campbellii CAIM 519 = NBRC 15631 = ATCC 25920 and contains these coding sequences:
- the cmk gene encoding (d)CMP kinase, with translation MSSQTPVVTVDGPSGAGKGTLCMLLAKKLGFHLLDSGAIYRVLALAAIHHGVDTESEDALVPLATHLDVQFIAEGDLVKVILEGEDVSGELRKEETGMAASKVAALPRVREALLRRQRAFETAPGLVADGRDMGTVVFTGAQAKIFLDASAEERANRRLKQLQDKGLDVRFADLLSEIQERDDRDRNRPVAPLRPAEDALVLDSTSMTIDEVVEKALQYIESKLAE
- the sohB gene encoding protease SohB, which produces MEFLLDYGLFLAKIVTVVAAVVVLLIIAKSAGGKSGAAKGELEVTNLSERHKDAVEQLEHHLHDDAFIKARDKAVKKEEKEKNKSREKEIKQASKEGSLDSKREPHLFVLDFNGSIDAKEVASLREEVTAVLAVAREGDEVLLRLESGGGMVHGYGLASSQLDRIKAAGLALTISVDKVAASGGYMMACVADKIVSAPFAIVGSIGVIAQIPNFNKLLKKHDIEYEQLTAGEYKRTLTMFGENTDKARDKFKQELEETHVLFKDFIRERRPALELEKVATGEHWFGTQAKELGLVDEISTSDDLVVAACKEKTVLAVHYVQKKKLADKLAGVASKVADSVVLKLVERGQKPIV
- a CDS encoding YciK family oxidoreductase; this encodes MNYSISADALKGKVILVTGAGNGIGRQAALSYAQHGATVILLGRNVQNLESIYDEIESAGYPKPAIIPLDLKGATKQHYIDMAETIEGQFGRLDGLLHNAGVLSTLCPFEQINEEDFDDIMQINVKAEVLMTQALLPIMRKSDAGRIVFTSSTVGHSGRAFWGPYAISKFAVEGMMQVLADELSDTPMRVNAINPGATRTRMREKAYPGEDANTLKTALDIMPLYLHLMDPTVTGVNGQCIDAQPKRK
- the imuA gene encoding translesion DNA synthesis-associated protein ImuA, which translates into the protein MQDIIQHLKSQHLVWQANLTKADDHQFLHSSGFPELDALLGGGFPPHGVVEMESVGSIGELRLLAPYLEASLSRGVTAFIQPPALINSLFLHSIGLDINQVWVITPEHQRDALWAAEQCLKSGVCTNVLLWQDELEIHQVKRLQVASEQGSCPLFMLKPNMTNRLSLPVSLSLKLQGHEQGVSVEVLKRKGGWSKGSVDISFQHHYPQLVMPSTTLIPSTVVNFPLASQG
- a CDS encoding Y-family DNA polymerase, which gives rise to MVLWIYLHFPRLQLDALFGDNQEQPVIIVESQRCRIIQYNEIAEQQGIKPNMGLGSAASLCRDLQVHPYHPQTELSKLQEIAQWLYLITSDVVLMPNQGILLRATPMLNMYEGLQNYWTKVSAHLSELKLSFQFGCGFSPFSAKLMALAGANFISEDKSAVQQALSPLPLTLTDLSSTTVEKLQRVGVTKLQGLLELPLQDIARRFDIDLVNYVGRLTGQFKHPVDFYHPTEPFQVYLELLFEIENVQWVEKPLAKLLRQLETFLKLRDKVAFELCLTLHQRDKQAQHLQLTSAQGDYLCQRWQQLASLSLESVTLNGPVIGLTLKVERQGEPLSSARDFFAGQKGQMNALELLSLLQAKLGKSAVLKPNIACDPRPEKANQYRPADEPDVPINTIPALLRPAMQLPEPIVLQEQVSLVHGPERIVSGWWDGDEIMRDYYIAHTKQGRWLWVFRDQHKHWFLHGYFC
- a CDS encoding error-prone DNA polymerase, with the protein product MSYAELFCQSNFSFLTGASHAEELVLQAAFYRYQAIAITDECSVAGVVKAHATIEQHKLDIKQIVGSMFWLNDECQVVLLCPCRKAYAELCRIITNARRRSEKGSYQLSEWDLMSVRHCFVLWLPTNQESDHYWGRWLQQHHAHRLWVAIQRHLGGDDDAYTTHCELLANEFQLPIAACGGVLMHAVERLPLQHVLTAVKHGCSVDKLGFGRLSNAERALRPLNKLSRIYKSEWLEESTHIADLCEFKLSDLKYEYPTELIPDGYTPTSYLRMLVERGKKLRFPEGIPADIHQTIENELALIEELEYHYYFLTIHDIVMFAKQQGILYQGRGSAANSVVCYCLEITAVDPRQISVLFERFISREREEPPDIDVDFEHERREEVIQYIYKKYGRERAALAATVISYRFKSAVREVGKALGIEETQLDFFIKNVNRRDRSQGWQAQIIELGLQPESLKGQQFIQLVNEIIGFPRHLSQHVGGFVISSGPLYELVPVENASMEDRTIIQWDKDDLESLKLLKVDVLALGMLNAIRKCFQLVEKHHQRSLSIAEITCLQDDPHVYRMIQKADTVGVFQIESRAQMSMLPRLKPARYYDLVVQIAVVRPGPIQGDMVHPFLKRRNGEEPISYPSEEVKSVLERTMGVPIFQEQVIKLAMVAAGFSGGEADQLRRAMAAWKKNGDLAKFKPKLIDGMRERGYDLEFAERIFDQICGFGEYGFPESHSASFAVLAYCSAWLKFYYPAEFYTALLNSQPMGFYSPSQLIQDARRHGVEVLPVCINHSSYQHHLVQRPNGRLGVQLGFRLVKGFNQESASRLVERRPSTGYRAIQEVKQILRNRRDIELLASANTFQILSGNRYNARWAAMDSLSDLPLFNHIEEPMANYQAQPSEYENLIEDYASTGLSLSRHPITLLEEAGKLPRFTRMKQLVEKEHKSLVTIVGVVTGRQSPGTAAGVTFFTLEDDTGNINVVVWRATARAQKQAYLTSKVLMVKGILEREGEVTHVIAGKLIDCTHNLAELKSKSRDFH
- a CDS encoding chemotaxis protein CheV, producing the protein MSGVLNTVDQRTNLVGENRLELLLFTLNSRQLFAINVFKVKEVIKLPPLTKLPGSHYNIRGVASLRGEAVPVIDLRCSIGFPPLRGEAEEENLIITEYNRSIQGFLVGPVRNIINTAWTEIQPPPSTSGRSNYLTAITQVKDGDSSQIVEIIDVEKVLAEIVHYDVTISDGILDQDLAHAMVGRNVLIVDDSSTARNQVRDTLSQLGLNIIECRDGLEALTVLKRWCDEGKDVEKELLMMITDAEMPEMDGYRLTHEVRSDPRMSKLFITLNTSLSGSFNEAMVQKVGCDRFISKFQPDLLVQVAQERMRQIV